A window of Streptomyces sp. SAI-127 contains these coding sequences:
- a CDS encoding class I adenylate-forming enzyme family protein, with protein sequence MVSAGARTGRPGVDVYCGIPGTSPLLEPTLITEWFDNAVIQYRDLTCLVEIGPSGTETSRITYQALGRAVDERAKWLREAVPSGTAYVGVRVSNTADSIVDLLSVLRIGAAAVIVDDNDAEERREEQLGLLCGAVIEATPGGRRVRLQIPTFTGTQPDSRPIAFVLYTTGSTAASKPVAQSHYSVLVNVRATIRHHRMTSGQTMACALPVSHVNGLHFGVLATLLSGGTCALFQGFDPLSYLRGLATVGATRATTVPSLLQVLSELRRWPDLPALRYFISAAAPLARGTAQAVYERGRHRVVQGYGLSECMNFATTMPADLAGPEYEDHVLGREVPAVGHPLHGCEVAVLSRDGRTLGEGEVGEVGVRGHSLMSCYVGDEEATARTLRDGWLWTGDLGRLDVTGGHRPWLTLVGRQKNVAKCGGVSVSLEEVDRWITVMPGIREACCVRRADPRRGDALTAFYVALPGSRPESRDLMAHVQRKFDTQLLGLRTVEIGELPRLRSGKLDRRSLEQRL encoded by the coding sequence ATGGTGAGTGCGGGGGCCCGGACGGGGCGGCCGGGAGTCGACGTCTACTGCGGGATCCCGGGCACGTCGCCGCTGCTGGAGCCGACGCTGATCACCGAGTGGTTCGACAACGCTGTTATCCAGTACCGGGATCTGACCTGTCTAGTCGAAATAGGTCCCTCGGGCACCGAGACGTCGAGGATCACCTATCAGGCGCTCGGCCGGGCCGTCGACGAACGTGCGAAGTGGCTGCGTGAGGCAGTCCCCTCAGGTACGGCGTATGTCGGGGTGCGGGTCTCCAACACCGCCGACAGCATCGTCGATCTGCTGTCCGTCCTGCGGATCGGGGCCGCCGCGGTCATCGTCGACGACAACGACGCCGAGGAACGACGCGAGGAGCAACTCGGCCTGCTGTGCGGGGCGGTGATCGAAGCCACGCCGGGCGGCCGTCGGGTCCGTCTGCAGATCCCCACATTTACGGGCACACAGCCGGACAGCCGACCTATCGCCTTCGTGCTGTACACCACCGGATCCACCGCCGCCTCGAAGCCGGTCGCGCAGAGCCACTACTCCGTCCTGGTCAACGTCCGGGCGACGATCCGGCACCACCGGATGACCTCGGGCCAGACCATGGCGTGTGCCCTGCCCGTCTCACACGTCAACGGGCTGCACTTCGGTGTCCTTGCCACCCTGCTCAGCGGCGGAACCTGCGCCCTGTTCCAGGGTTTCGACCCCCTGTCCTACCTCCGTGGCCTCGCCACAGTGGGCGCCACCCGTGCGACCACCGTGCCCAGTCTGCTTCAGGTTCTGTCGGAACTGAGGCGCTGGCCCGACCTGCCGGCACTCCGGTACTTCATCAGCGCGGCCGCCCCGCTCGCCCGGGGGACCGCTCAGGCGGTGTACGAGCGGGGCCGACACCGTGTCGTACAGGGCTACGGACTGTCCGAGTGCATGAACTTCGCGACCACGATGCCGGCCGACCTGGCGGGACCGGAGTACGAGGACCATGTGCTCGGCCGCGAGGTGCCCGCCGTGGGCCATCCGCTCCACGGATGCGAGGTCGCGGTCCTCTCCCGCGACGGGCGGACCCTCGGGGAGGGCGAGGTCGGCGAAGTGGGCGTACGAGGACACTCTCTGATGTCGTGCTACGTCGGTGACGAGGAGGCCACCGCCCGCACCCTGCGCGACGGATGGCTGTGGACGGGAGACCTCGGGCGACTCGACGTGACCGGGGGCCACCGCCCCTGGCTCACTCTGGTCGGGCGGCAGAAGAACGTTGCGAAGTGCGGCGGGGTCTCCGTCTCGCTGGAGGAGGTCGACCGGTGGATCACCGTCATGCCGGGGATTCGCGAAGCCTGCTGCGTCAGACGCGCAGACCCGCGCCGCGGCGACGCCCTGACGGCGTTCTACGTGGCGCTGCCGGGCAGTCGTCCTGAGTCCCGTGACCTGATGGCGCACGTCCAGCGCAAGTTTGACACCCAACTGCTCGGGCTGCGGACCGTCGAGATTGGTGAACTCCCCCGACTGCGCTCGGGAAAGCTCGACCGCCGCTCCCTGGAACAGCGCCTCTGA
- a CDS encoding aldehyde dehydrogenase family protein, which yields MEKDGLVTQEKPAKTDGTSGEMDTVMLVDPRTGRPRGNVTKTDEQGVAAAVKAARGAQPGWAGTTTGERSRALLRLAALVEARADAYIHAEQAGTGKPRAEAAGEVAQCADLLRFYAGAIRADLTPGSGHRLPHRESWVRWEPLGVVGVIVPWNYPLLMAIWRIAPALAAGNTVVVKPAETTPDSVLRIAEDAEEALGSGVLTVIPGDRETGRLLVRSAVDAVAFTGSQAGGMDVVAAAGTRRVSLELGGNCPAIVLPDAPDHTYLRLVDACLYNAGQSCAAPARIITLRDNYHKVIEGLAAAMGRRRAGVDFGPLNNSQQLDRYDRIIDAAPAGIRHVAEMALADNETEGYWRPGLILADLPDDAPVITEETFGPALTVQEAENEEAAVLMANSLPHALAASVWSTSVGSGLHMARLINAGEVWVNCHLEQTAELPHGGRGQSGHGTDLSVLALTEYQRPKTITVNTG from the coding sequence ATGGAGAAGGACGGCTTGGTAACTCAGGAGAAACCCGCGAAGACTGACGGAACCTCGGGCGAGATGGACACCGTCATGCTCGTCGACCCGCGCACAGGCCGCCCCCGGGGCAATGTCACCAAGACTGATGAGCAGGGCGTGGCCGCAGCGGTGAAGGCGGCGCGGGGCGCACAGCCCGGCTGGGCAGGCACGACGACAGGCGAGCGCTCACGCGCCCTGCTTCGGTTGGCGGCACTCGTCGAGGCCAGGGCCGACGCGTACATCCACGCCGAGCAGGCGGGAACCGGAAAGCCTCGTGCCGAGGCCGCCGGGGAGGTCGCGCAGTGTGCGGACCTGCTCCGCTTCTACGCCGGCGCGATTCGCGCCGACCTGACCCCCGGCAGCGGACATCGGTTGCCGCACCGGGAGAGCTGGGTCCGGTGGGAGCCGCTGGGGGTGGTGGGCGTGATTGTGCCGTGGAACTACCCACTGCTGATGGCGATCTGGCGGATCGCGCCGGCGCTGGCTGCGGGAAACACGGTGGTGGTGAAGCCGGCCGAGACCACCCCGGACAGTGTTCTGCGCATCGCCGAGGATGCCGAAGAGGCCTTGGGCAGTGGGGTGCTCACTGTAATTCCCGGCGATCGGGAAACCGGCAGGCTGCTGGTGCGCAGCGCCGTGGACGCGGTCGCATTCACCGGAAGCCAAGCAGGCGGCATGGACGTCGTGGCCGCTGCGGGGACACGCCGGGTGAGCCTCGAACTGGGCGGAAACTGCCCTGCGATCGTGCTACCCGACGCTCCCGACCACACCTACCTGAGACTGGTCGACGCCTGCCTCTACAACGCGGGCCAGAGCTGCGCGGCACCGGCCAGGATCATCACCCTCCGGGACAACTACCACAAGGTGATCGAAGGTCTGGCCGCAGCAATGGGGCGACGCCGGGCAGGCGTGGACTTTGGCCCGCTCAACAACTCTCAACAGCTCGACCGGTACGACCGCATCATCGATGCGGCCCCGGCGGGCATCCGGCACGTCGCCGAGATGGCCCTGGCCGACAACGAGACGGAAGGGTACTGGCGGCCCGGACTGATCCTGGCGGACCTGCCGGACGACGCCCCCGTCATCACCGAGGAAACGTTCGGGCCAGCGCTCACCGTGCAGGAGGCGGAGAACGAGGAGGCGGCCGTGCTCATGGCCAATAGCCTGCCCCACGCCCTCGCGGCGAGCGTATGGAGCACCTCGGTGGGCAGCGGCCTCCACATGGCGCGGCTGATCAATGCCGGAGAGGTGTGGGTCAACTGCCACCTGGAGCAGACCGCTGAACTGCCGCACGGCGGTCGCGGGCAGTCGGGGCACGGCACCGACCTCAGTGTTCTCGCGCTCACCGAATACCAGCGGCCCAAGACAATCACGGTCAACACCGGATGA
- a CDS encoding ABC transporter ATP-binding protein encodes MKPFTKAARTTTGKVGGTAPSRIFSVLRHVLRLSRRTDPRAARLIVVLTVAYALSISAIAVSQRWIVESCRGGITLGVLTAVGVAMAGQVVRGACHRIQTHLQGDLADRVAMLLTDETLRATADIPTITHLEESGDLNRIAILQRGTRKLAQSCWTIADAAAAALSLGLSIVLLASISPAVIGLAVLAAPPIWFGKRGHRIVAAAEERVAETMRHERRLHSLCISPDSAKEIWISGSGAHLSDLADQRWEECTAAERTARAKAALWQVAGWACYAVGLVGALAVVAQLVQGGQAGLGDVILVITLSVRLRLQVSDAVGGVGEIAEVRQVAAEYLWLQDYEAGHPGGREPAPTSIGHGLVLKDVSFTYPHHDHEVLSHINLSIAPGSTVGIVGLNGAGKSTLIKLLLGMYRPVRGEIALDGRPTTAMNPAQWYARNAAVFQDFSKFHLPVSQVVGIGDMARKDDETVVRRAVDAAGAASLIDVLPHGLNTLLGTSHAGTELSHGQWQKLALARSLMREEPLLTVLDEPTAALDPQAEHDLFEQIAERAAVTSRRRGGITVFISHRFSTLRMVDQIVVLEDGKVVENGTHEELMAAGLHYAALYKAQASAYT; translated from the coding sequence ATGAAGCCATTCACCAAAGCCGCGCGAACCACCACAGGCAAAGTCGGCGGAACGGCTCCCTCCCGGATCTTCTCGGTCCTGCGACACGTGTTGCGCCTGTCCCGTCGTACCGATCCCAGAGCCGCCAGGCTGATCGTCGTGCTCACTGTGGCCTACGCACTGTCCATCAGCGCCATCGCGGTGAGCCAGCGTTGGATCGTGGAGTCCTGCCGCGGCGGAATCACCCTCGGGGTCCTGACCGCGGTCGGTGTCGCTATGGCGGGTCAGGTCGTCCGTGGAGCATGCCATCGCATTCAGACACATCTGCAGGGTGACCTGGCCGATCGAGTGGCGATGCTGCTCACGGACGAGACGCTGCGGGCTACGGCGGACATTCCTACCATCACGCACCTGGAGGAGTCCGGAGACCTCAATCGAATAGCTATTCTCCAGCGGGGCACCAGAAAACTCGCCCAATCCTGCTGGACGATCGCGGACGCGGCCGCCGCGGCGCTGAGCCTGGGCCTGTCGATAGTGCTCCTCGCGTCCATCAGCCCGGCGGTCATAGGGCTGGCGGTTCTCGCCGCGCCGCCGATCTGGTTCGGCAAACGGGGGCATCGCATCGTGGCGGCCGCGGAGGAACGGGTGGCCGAGACCATGCGGCACGAGCGACGGCTGCATTCCCTGTGCATTTCTCCCGATTCCGCGAAGGAGATCTGGATTTCAGGCAGCGGTGCCCATCTGTCCGATCTCGCCGATCAGCGGTGGGAGGAGTGCACGGCGGCGGAACGTACGGCTCGCGCGAAGGCCGCCCTGTGGCAGGTCGCCGGCTGGGCCTGTTACGCCGTGGGCCTCGTCGGGGCGCTGGCCGTCGTTGCGCAACTGGTCCAGGGAGGCCAAGCAGGTCTGGGAGACGTCATCCTGGTCATCACCCTGTCCGTCCGCTTGCGCCTACAAGTGTCGGACGCGGTCGGCGGAGTCGGAGAAATCGCGGAGGTCCGGCAGGTCGCGGCTGAATACCTCTGGCTGCAGGACTACGAAGCAGGTCATCCCGGCGGCCGGGAACCCGCACCGACCAGTATCGGCCACGGACTTGTCCTGAAGGACGTGTCGTTCACCTACCCCCACCACGACCACGAGGTTCTGTCGCACATCAACCTGTCCATCGCGCCGGGATCGACGGTGGGCATTGTCGGACTCAACGGTGCGGGAAAGAGCACTCTGATCAAGCTGCTGCTCGGCATGTACCGTCCCGTACGAGGGGAGATCGCTCTCGATGGTCGGCCGACCACAGCGATGAACCCCGCGCAGTGGTATGCCAGGAATGCAGCCGTGTTCCAGGACTTCTCCAAATTCCACCTCCCCGTCAGCCAGGTGGTGGGAATCGGCGACATGGCACGCAAAGACGACGAGACGGTGGTACGCCGGGCCGTCGACGCAGCAGGCGCCGCAAGCCTGATCGACGTACTGCCGCACGGACTGAACACCCTGCTGGGCACCTCACACGCGGGGACCGAACTCTCCCACGGGCAGTGGCAGAAACTGGCGCTCGCCCGTTCCCTGATGCGGGAGGAACCCCTCCTGACCGTCCTTGACGAGCCGACTGCCGCACTCGACCCTCAGGCGGAGCACGACCTGTTCGAGCAGATCGCCGAGCGAGCCGCTGTAACCAGCAGACGCAGAGGCGGCATCACCGTGTTCATATCGCACCGGTTCTCCACACTGCGGATGGTGGACCAAATAGTCGTTCTCGAGGACGGCAAGGTCGTGGAGAACGGAACCCATGAGGAGCTGATGGCGGCCGGCCTGCACTACGCCGCCCTCTACAAGGCTCAGGCATCCGCCTATACATGA
- a CDS encoding nucleotidyltransferase family protein, whose product MQQTLDDIATTVADVLAGLLESQDEAPALDRGALEGASLHDLGVDSLTLVQFTQCVEDTFQIRIEDDDLTQEAFTSFDSVCALVARYLDAGKAGSRQAESLPPAAGRRPDVSGPAVTAQWAEAGLEAELLVCTARVGMTREHVERALSLLSSTEPRLDWGLFMDLATRHRVLGLVAHNFDREGLGPIGTVRRSILRAVYLYNRGRAQAWERERRQLFTAFDKDGVRPVVRKGSYLSPHVYPDPAMRYMEDTDLYVAGDDVEQVAATLQRLGYQQGTDSADRRTVGPLPRTTALFWGFNVAALPPFLRPTSDPYIDVFSIDLRRDLMEPASGKSLPAEDFRSRAQRVRLAGDTAWVPSHEDMFLDLGIHLFREATTLSSIRSGKDLCLIRFVDMVQWYRHAESALDIDQLVRLAERYGVEAEFYYSLHFTDVLFPGVLDPGLLRRLRPDDLSYLDEYGALDGSPATWPVGFRARMFDRNRVRHVSEPSALPRPRRQW is encoded by the coding sequence ATGCAGCAGACACTCGATGACATCGCGACCACTGTGGCCGACGTCCTCGCCGGACTGCTGGAGTCGCAGGACGAGGCTCCCGCACTCGACCGCGGCGCGTTGGAAGGCGCCTCGCTCCATGACCTCGGGGTCGACTCACTGACGCTTGTGCAGTTCACCCAGTGCGTCGAGGATACGTTCCAGATCCGTATCGAGGACGACGACCTGACCCAAGAGGCCTTCACCAGTTTCGACAGCGTGTGCGCGTTGGTGGCGCGCTACCTCGACGCCGGGAAAGCTGGCAGCCGCCAGGCGGAATCTCTTCCCCCCGCTGCCGGGCGACGGCCGGACGTCAGCGGCCCGGCAGTCACCGCACAGTGGGCCGAGGCCGGCCTGGAGGCCGAGCTGCTGGTTTGTACAGCGCGCGTCGGCATGACGCGGGAACACGTCGAACGCGCACTTTCTCTGCTGAGCTCTACCGAACCCCGCCTGGACTGGGGCTTGTTCATGGACCTCGCCACCAGGCACCGGGTGCTGGGGCTGGTCGCGCACAACTTCGACCGGGAGGGCCTCGGCCCGATCGGCACGGTCCGCAGGTCCATTCTGCGCGCGGTCTACCTGTACAACCGCGGCCGGGCCCAGGCCTGGGAGCGCGAACGCCGTCAGCTGTTCACCGCGTTCGACAAGGACGGCGTACGGCCGGTCGTCCGCAAGGGCTCGTACCTGTCACCGCACGTCTATCCCGACCCGGCCATGCGCTACATGGAGGACACGGACCTGTACGTCGCCGGCGACGACGTCGAACAGGTCGCCGCCACCCTGCAGCGCCTCGGCTACCAGCAGGGCACCGACTCGGCCGACCGGCGGACGGTCGGCCCGTTGCCCCGCACGACCGCGCTGTTCTGGGGATTCAACGTCGCGGCCCTGCCCCCGTTTCTCCGGCCCACGAGCGACCCGTACATCGACGTGTTCTCCATCGACCTGCGTCGCGACCTGATGGAGCCGGCCAGCGGGAAGAGCCTGCCCGCAGAAGACTTCCGGAGCCGGGCACAACGGGTTCGCCTCGCCGGTGATACGGCGTGGGTGCCGAGTCACGAGGACATGTTCCTGGACCTGGGCATCCATCTGTTCCGGGAGGCCACGACCCTCAGCTCCATCCGCTCCGGCAAGGATCTGTGCCTCATCCGCTTCGTCGACATGGTGCAGTGGTACCGGCACGCGGAGAGTGCGCTCGACATCGATCAACTGGTCCGGCTCGCCGAACGGTACGGCGTGGAGGCGGAGTTCTACTACAGTCTGCACTTCACCGACGTGCTGTTCCCCGGTGTGCTCGATCCGGGGCTGCTGAGGCGACTGCGTCCCGACGATCTGTCGTACCTGGACGAGTACGGTGCCCTTGACGGGAGTCCCGCCACCTGGCCGGTCGGCTTCCGGGCCAGGATGTTCGACCGGAACCGTGTCCGACACGTCTCCGAGCCTTCCGCGCTGCCGCGGCCCCGACGCCAATGGTGA
- a CDS encoding ABC transporter ATP-binding protein, producing MNSHDAYEQASRSDAPTFKDRAGLSVSRTRKAWRSRGRLLLFLRHGGPFAVPCLIVVVLANALLPGVNALLAGHLTRTISARLSNPHSSSGSSTTVLLVGLGGVLLLGHVLEAAKSVLERGIAQRLDGWLRSDIRRLALSPETIAHLEDSALQADIVRASDIGPANQERERSPGMAATAQLSLAGRLLSAVIAAVVMAVAFSWALAATVLAAALLTRTLLRRQWLYLARAQDGAAPIERRTRYWTSVLSEGTDAKEVRLYGLSPHFVHLRYQEAQQWIDTYLTVLRGVLGRQHWTLILAGGSVLIGMLLPGLAALAGRISIATLTTCLVSMWAILSISFIGREAYDIEIGLRGFEATSRLRRRGREWSASETGRLPLLAERPAIRFEAVSFHYPGSPHKVFDGLTLDVRPGEVTAIVGGNGVGKTTLIKLLAGLYRPTGGRILLDGQDLTSVRIDDWRRRLTVVFQDFVRYPLSVADNVWLSAPEQDSHEAELLEAVRRSGAEDVLSHLPAGVETSLWSAGTSATGLSGGQWQQLAIARSLYAMDHERTCLILDEPTAHLDPHAEADFYQRVVQSVPSATVILISHRMSTIRNADRILLLQDGQLAENGSHSELMAAGGEYARLFKLQASRFQAQRANS from the coding sequence GTGAATAGCCACGACGCCTACGAACAGGCAAGCCGATCGGATGCGCCGACGTTCAAGGACCGGGCGGGTCTCTCCGTAAGCAGGACCCGGAAGGCCTGGCGCTCCAGGGGCCGACTGCTGCTGTTCCTAAGGCATGGCGGCCCGTTCGCCGTCCCGTGTCTCATCGTCGTCGTCCTCGCCAACGCTCTGCTGCCCGGCGTGAACGCCCTGCTCGCGGGACACCTGACACGGACGATCTCGGCGAGACTGTCCAATCCGCATAGCTCTTCGGGCAGTTCGACCACTGTATTGCTGGTAGGCCTCGGCGGAGTGCTCTTGCTGGGACACGTCCTCGAGGCGGCGAAGAGCGTACTCGAGCGCGGCATCGCCCAACGCCTGGACGGGTGGCTACGGTCGGACATACGGCGCCTCGCGCTGTCGCCCGAAACCATCGCGCATCTGGAGGACTCCGCACTTCAAGCCGACATCGTGCGTGCCTCGGACATCGGTCCGGCGAACCAGGAGCGGGAGCGCTCGCCGGGAATGGCAGCCACGGCTCAATTGAGCCTGGCCGGCCGTCTACTCAGCGCGGTGATCGCCGCCGTCGTCATGGCGGTCGCGTTCTCATGGGCTCTGGCGGCCACCGTGCTCGCCGCCGCCCTACTCACCCGCACCCTGCTGCGCCGTCAGTGGCTCTACCTGGCCCGGGCGCAGGACGGGGCCGCGCCGATCGAACGACGCACGCGCTATTGGACCTCGGTCCTCAGCGAGGGCACCGATGCCAAAGAGGTGAGGCTGTACGGGCTGTCCCCACACTTCGTGCACCTGCGGTACCAGGAGGCTCAGCAGTGGATCGACACCTATCTGACTGTGCTGCGGGGCGTGCTCGGACGGCAGCACTGGACCCTGATCCTCGCTGGCGGGTCGGTGCTGATCGGTATGCTCCTGCCCGGCCTCGCCGCACTGGCCGGAAGGATTTCCATCGCCACTCTGACCACGTGTCTTGTGTCGATGTGGGCCATTCTGAGCATCAGTTTCATCGGCCGTGAGGCCTACGACATCGAGATCGGCCTCCGTGGGTTTGAAGCCACCTCCCGACTGCGCCGACGAGGTCGGGAATGGTCGGCTTCGGAAACCGGTCGGCTGCCCCTTCTCGCTGAACGACCTGCCATCCGGTTCGAAGCGGTCTCCTTCCATTACCCGGGTTCACCGCACAAGGTCTTCGACGGTCTGACGCTCGACGTTCGCCCCGGAGAAGTGACGGCCATCGTCGGAGGCAACGGCGTCGGCAAGACCACGCTGATCAAGCTACTCGCCGGCCTGTACCGCCCGACCGGTGGCAGGATCCTCCTCGACGGCCAGGACCTTACATCGGTTCGCATCGACGACTGGCGGCGCAGACTGACCGTCGTATTCCAGGACTTCGTCCGCTATCCGCTGTCTGTCGCAGACAACGTGTGGCTGTCGGCGCCCGAGCAGGACAGTCATGAGGCGGAGTTGCTGGAGGCGGTGCGCCGCTCCGGCGCCGAGGACGTCCTCTCCCACCTGCCCGCCGGCGTGGAAACATCGCTGTGGTCGGCCGGGACGTCGGCGACCGGTCTCTCCGGCGGTCAGTGGCAGCAACTCGCCATCGCCCGGTCCTTGTACGCGATGGATCACGAACGTACCTGCCTGATCCTCGACGAGCCGACCGCCCACCTCGATCCCCATGCGGAGGCCGACTTCTACCAACGTGTCGTTCAGAGCGTGCCGTCAGCCACCGTCATCCTCATCTCCCACCGCATGTCGACGATACGCAACGCCGATCGGATACTCCTCCTCCAGGACGGCCAACTCGCAGAAAACGGAAGCCACTCGGAACTCATGGCCGCAGGCGGCGAATACGCGAGACTCTTCAAGCTGCAAGCTTCGCGCTTCCAGGCGCAGAGGGCGAACTCATGA
- a CDS encoding IS630 family transposase, producing the protein MAEPVRVRRLTDQEGQKLQQIVRRGSTNSVRYRRAMMLLASAGGNRVPVIAQLVAADEDTVRDVIHRFNEIGLACLDPQWAGGRPRQLSPDDEDFVVQTATTRPVKLGQPFTRWSLRKLVAYLRRVHGRIIRIGREALRSLLARRGVTFQRTKTWKESPDPDREAKLDRIEEVLDRFPDRVFAFDEFGPLGIRPTAGSGWAPRKRPDRLPATYHRTHGVRYFHGCYSVGDDRLWGVNHRRKGAANTLAALKSIRAARPDGAPIYVILDNLSAHKGADVRRWAKKNKVELCFTPTYASWANPIEAHFGPLRQFTIANSHHPNHTVQTRALHAYLRWRNANARHPGVLAAERKERARIRSEKVIRWGRRPLAAAA; encoded by the coding sequence GTGGCTGAGCCTGTCCGTGTGCGCAGGTTGACCGACCAGGAGGGGCAGAAGCTGCAGCAGATCGTGCGCCGGGGCAGTACCAACTCGGTGCGCTACCGGCGCGCGATGATGTTGCTGGCCTCGGCCGGCGGGAACCGCGTGCCGGTGATCGCCCAACTCGTGGCGGCCGACGAGGACACCGTCCGGGATGTCATCCACCGGTTCAACGAGATCGGCCTGGCCTGTCTGGACCCTCAGTGGGCGGGAGGCCGTCCCCGCCAACTCAGCCCTGACGACGAGGACTTCGTCGTCCAGACGGCCACCACCCGCCCGGTCAAGCTCGGCCAGCCCTTCACTCGCTGGTCACTGCGCAAACTTGTCGCCTACCTGCGCAGAGTCCACGGCCGGATCATTCGCATCGGCCGCGAAGCGTTACGCAGCCTGCTCGCCCGCCGCGGTGTCACCTTCCAGCGCACCAAGACCTGGAAGGAATCTCCCGACCCGGACCGCGAGGCGAAGCTGGACCGGATCGAGGAGGTCCTGGACCGCTTCCCGGACCGGGTTTTCGCTTTCGACGAGTTCGGACCGCTCGGCATCCGGCCCACCGCAGGCTCGGGCTGGGCACCACGGAAACGCCCCGACAGGCTGCCGGCCACCTACCACCGCACTCACGGAGTCCGGTACTTCCACGGCTGCTACTCGGTCGGCGACGACCGCCTGTGGGGCGTCAACCACCGCAGGAAAGGTGCCGCGAACACGCTGGCCGCGCTGAAGTCGATCCGTGCCGCCCGGCCCGACGGCGCACCGATCTACGTGATCCTGGACAACTTGTCCGCCCACAAGGGCGCCGACGTCCGCCGCTGGGCGAAGAAGAACAAGGTCGAGTTGTGCTTCACCCCGACCTACGCCTCCTGGGCGAACCCCATCGAGGCACACTTCGGACCGCTGCGGCAGTTCACCATCGCCAACTCCCACCACCCCAACCACACCGTCCAGACCCGGGCCCTGCACGCCTACCTGCGCTGGCGCAACGCCAACGCCCGCCACCCGGGCGTCCTGGCCGCCGAACGCAAGGAACGCGCCCGCATCCGCAGCGAGAAGGTCATCCGATGGGGCAGACGCCCCCTCGCCGCCGCGGCCTGA
- a CDS encoding cupin domain-containing protein: protein MRDGKGFDLLGVTGRSGPQAVSFSGHAIGLDEICMEPGTRFDMHEHEGDHILYVLDGEGAIWIGGSLYPLKQGDSVFVPAECPHGVTTAQGCDSVFRFLAFGVPHHPLDDDHRMRLVETHEV, encoded by the coding sequence GTGCGCGACGGAAAGGGCTTCGACCTGCTGGGAGTGACCGGCCGCTCCGGCCCACAGGCGGTTTCGTTCTCGGGCCATGCCATCGGTCTGGACGAGATATGTATGGAGCCGGGGACCCGGTTCGACATGCACGAGCACGAAGGCGACCACATCCTCTACGTCCTCGACGGCGAAGGAGCCATCTGGATCGGAGGATCGCTCTACCCGCTGAAGCAGGGAGACTCCGTCTTCGTTCCCGCGGAGTGCCCTCATGGGGTGACCACCGCGCAGGGCTGCGACAGCGTTTTCAGGTTCCTGGCCTTCGGAGTTCCGCACCATCCGCTGGACGACGACCACAGGATGCGGCTCGTCGAGACCCACGAGGTGTGA